In Maniola hyperantus chromosome 20, iAphHyp1.2, whole genome shotgun sequence, the following are encoded in one genomic region:
- the LOC117991899 gene encoding cuticle protein-like: MKCLTAITCLLALSASSKGDGLYGNQYAPGYASVDYYAYPSYAFQYAVRDPHTGDNKAQWEKRDGDVVTGAYSLVEPDGSLRVVEYRADDKSGFNAVVKRIGPNLHPVSAPIYKAPLPVIGYKSEIPISVGPVAGLEKLASAPLLNGGYAGGLASSYSSLYKVPTPTIIKEVLPAPIIKEPIISLPIIKEPIVPYPILKEPYLPIYKQPIIKEPYLPIYKQPIIKEPYLPIYKQPIIKEPYLPFYKQPIYNPASILKEEIYPEPYPIYPSYSAIKGPLLPSSPLYGGYDLNLLGKGLLGDKGLGLYDYKKYGGSGSGYVR; encoded by the exons ATGAAGTGCCTTACCGCG ATAACATGTCTCCTTGCGCTGTCGGCGTCTTCCAAAGGTGACGGATTATACGGCAACCAATATGCACCAGGCTACGCGTCTGTAGATTACTAT GCCTATCCCAGTTACGCTTTCCAATACGCCGTTCGGGACCCTCACACAGGTGACAATAAAGCTCAGTGGGAGAAACGTGACGGAGATGTCGTTACAG GTGCATATTCGCTAGTGGAGCCTGATGGCAGTTTACGTGTAGTGGAGTACAGAGCTGACGACAAAAGCGGTTTCAACGCTGTGGTTAAGCGTATCGGACCTAACCTACACCCGGTATCGGCACCAATATACAAGGCCCCCCTCCCAGTTATAGGTTACAAATCTGAAATACCCATTTCAGTCGGACCTGTTGCCGGACTAGAGAAGCTTGCTAGTGCCCCACTACTAAATGGGGGGTACGCTGGTGGTCTAGCATCGTCTTACTCCTCACTTTACAAAGTGCCAACTCCTACAATCATAAAAGAGGTTCTACCTGCGCCAATCATCAAGGAGCCAATAATTTCTCTTCCAATAATAAAGGAGCCTATTGTCCCGTACCCGATTTTAAAGGAACCGTACCTCCCAATCTATAAGCAACCAATAATAAAAGAACCTTACCTTCCAATCTATAAGCAACCAATAATAAAAGAACCTTACCTTCCAATCTACAAACAACCGATAATAAAGGAACCCTACCTTCCATTCTATAAACAACCAATTTATAACCCCGCTTCAATCCTGAAGGAAGAGATATATCCCGAACCTTATCCGATATATCCGTCGTATTCTGCTATAAAGGGTCCCCTTTTACCTTCCTCTCCTTTATACGGAGGTTATGATCTAAATCTCTTAGGAAAAGGACTATTAGGAGATAAAGGATTGGGACTTTACGACTACAAAAAATATGGCGGTTCCGGTTCCGGTTACGTCCgttag
- the LOC117991909 gene encoding cuticle protein 7-like, with protein sequence MNSLLVVFCFIAVAVANPPALLQTYATVGSIPNPNYSFNYAVNDPQTGDNKAQWETRDGDVVRGAYSLVEPDGNIRIVEYVADAIHGFNAVVKRARPNLHPISLPVAAPIIAAPIQVAPIAKQIYEPIEPILPIVPIEPAPLLEPINPWSYLPIGNNAPWVSVTGTTYKKGNIVRRWTAGPISLDGQSVTVKTKK encoded by the exons ATGAACTCACTTTTGGTG GTATTCTGTTTCATCGCAGTAGCGGTAGCTAACCCGCCTGCTCTCTTACAAACATACGCCACAGTTGGGAGCATT CCGAATCCAAACTACTCATTCAACTATGCTGTAAACGATCCTCAAACCGGTGACAACAAGGCCCAATGGGAGACCAGAGATGGCGATGTAGTCAGAGGCGCTTACTCATTGGTCGAGCCCGATGGCAACATTCGCATCGTCGAATACGTCGCGGATGCCATCCACGGTTTCAATGCCGTTGTCAAACGAGCAAGACCAAACTTACATCCAATATCTTTGCCAGTCGCTGCGCCAATCATCGCTGCCCCAATTCAGGTTGCGCCAATAGCAAAACAAATTTACGAGCCAATAGAGCCGATTCTACCAATTGTACCAATAGAGCCAGCACCGCTGCTCGAACCAATTAACCCTTGGAGCTATTTACCCATTGGAAATAATGCACCCTGGGTATCTGTAACTGGCACAACTTATAAGAAAGGAAATATAGTCCGCAGATGGACAGCCGGTCCTATATCTTTAGACGGACAATCGGTGACCGTAAAAACCAAAAAATGA
- the LOC138403772 gene encoding uncharacterized protein, which yields MTATMNHILSILYFLTLSAAISGKAINNDVADDYQRYAYNQAIDSYSGDKAQFGYREDQLNGAYSPLANDGNLRVVEYATDDFSNGFNAIVQKLAASLAQSSPLFGPLPLPLPPVNPAIDPLHYGFGPTTATLPVGEIELPNVTVRGRSIPWDPKSRTFGGWKPLDGPVRKAPLATIVTRKYVNGQLYKVRTKPISLAGKTIIIKRRPDLD from the exons ATGACCGCAACAATGAATCACATTCTATCG ATCCTCTACTTTCTGACGTTATCAGCAGCAATATCAGGGAAGGCTATAAACAATGATGTTGCAGAT GACTACCAACGTTACGCCTACAACCAAGCAATCGATTCTTATTCTGGAGACAAAGCGCAATTTGGATATAGAGAAGACCAGCTGAATGGAGCCTATAGCCCCCTAGCGAACGACGGAAATTTACGTGTAGTGGAGTACGCGACGGACGATTTTAGCAACGGATTCAACGCAATTGTACAGAAATTGGCAGCAAGTTTAGCGCAATCTTCGCCTCTTTTTGGACCCTTACCCCTTCCTTTGCCTCCAGTTAACCCTGCAATAGACCCATTGCATTATGGGTTCGGACCAACGACCGCTACGTTACCTGTAGGGGAAATAGAACTACCGAATGTTACAGTAAGAGGTCGCAGTATACCTTGGGACCCTAAGTCACGAACGTTCGGTGGTTGGAAACCTCTCGATGGACCGGTACGCAAAGCACCGCTAGCGACAATTGTGACCAGGAAGTATGTGAATGGACAACTCTATAAAGTCAGGACGAAGCCAATCTCCTTAGCTGGCAAAACCATCATTATCAAGAGAAGACCTGATTTAGATTAA